Proteins encoded within one genomic window of Corvus hawaiiensis isolate bCorHaw1 chromosome 9, bCorHaw1.pri.cur, whole genome shotgun sequence:
- the SCYL3 gene encoding protein-associating with the carboxyl-terminal domain of ezrin isoform X1, with amino-acid sequence MGSENSALKSYTLEEPPFTLPTGHTIYPAVLQDGKLASVFVYRRENEDKVNKAAKHLKTLRHPCLLRFLSCTVEANGIHLVTERVRPLEMVLEMLSAAEICAGIYDVLLALIFLHDRGNLTHNNVCLSSLFVSEDGHWKLGGMETVCNFSEATPEFLCHMKSVRDQSCIPCEEMVSDSMCSRSFLLAAKKNVMSADFKILPSSYGHARDAYAFGTTVENLLTVLNDQVSADILSSFQQTLHCALLNPDPKCRPPLSSLLSHEFFRNDFLEVVNFLKTLTLKSEEEKTEFFKFLLDRVAGLSEELIASRLVPLLLNQLVFAEPVAVKSFLPHLLGPKKEQSGESQTSCLLSPALFQAHVIPVLLKLFEVHEEHVRMVLLSHIHAYAELFSQEELKNIILPQVLLGLRDTSDSIVAITLHSLAVLVSLLGPEVVVGGERSKIFKSSAPSFMKTADLSPEDSPSHGMSNQRSQTSQPLKSSPSLFPSSANAPVKKLPMQQDNPLASKTGEQGAQPPLNGIPGSINTLRNSRSSMTTSEKPAEEWPDWSEPEEADTEKTVNIQIQPQELRGSTGPYFADHDVDEKPWDDFEPRSPSPKLSSGNCLTVTHADAVERPRPLPSTHQLSTEFKSLSPPTKSCHGNSWSNDKWDHEEQLGETVLPKTFQERLKSSSESGLGEEFTIKVKRKPVQDPELDWFADMIPDIKPSSALLILPEARTEAVVPTHSGGVSSREGASQNVLFSSKFAAADVIEAEATGWGEEEELNWEDDTNW; translated from the exons ATGGGCTCAGAGAACAGTGCTTTGAAGAGCTACACCCTGGAAGAGCCGCCGTTCACACTGCCCACCGGCCACACCATTTACCCAGCCGTGCTCCAGGATGGCAAACTCGCCTCCGTGTTCGTGTACAGGCGGGAGAACGAGGATAAGGTCAATAAAGCTGCCAAG CACCTGAAAACCTTGCGCCACCCTTGCCTTCTGCGCTTCCTCTCCTGTACTGTGGAAGCAAATGGGATCCACCTGGTTACGGAGAGGGTGAGGCCCTTGGAGATGGTCCTGGAGATGCTCTCTGCTGCAGAAATCTGTGCAGGGATCTACGATGTGTTGCTGGCACTCATCTTCCTCCATGACAGG GGAAACCTGACACATAACAATGTCTGTTTATCATCCCTGTTTGTGAGTGAGGATGGGCACTGGAagctgggaggaatggaaaCAGTCTGTAACTTCAGTGAAGCCACCCCAGAG TTCCTCTGTCACATGAAGTCAGTGCGAGACCAGTCGTGCATCCCCTGCGAGGAGATGGTGAGTGACAGCATGTGCTCAAGGAGCttcctgctggcagcaaagAAAAACGTGATG tctgcAGACTTCAAAATCCTGCCCAGCAGCTACGGGCACGCGAGGGATGCCTATGCATTTGGGACAACAGTTGAGAATCTCCTGACAGTTCTCAATGATCAGG TTTCAGCAGATATTCTCTCCAGCTTTCAGCAAACCTTGCACTGTGCACTGCTGAATCCAGACCCAAAGTGTCGTCCACCACTGTCCAGCTTATTGTCTCATGAGTTCTTCAG GAATGATTTTCTGGAAGTTGTGAATTTTCTGAAGACCTTAACACTAAAGTCTGAGGAggagaaaactgaatttttcaa ATTTCTGCTGGACAGGGTGGCTGGCTTGTCAGAGGAGCTGATAGCATCACGGCTGGTACCTCTCCTACTCAATCAGCTCGTGTTTGCAGAACCTGTAGCTGTCAAGAGTTTTCTTCCTCATCTGCTGGGCCCAAAGAAAG AGCAAAGTGGGGAGAGCCAGACCAGCTGCCTGCTGTCGCCAGCCCTGTTCCAGGCCCACGTGatcccagtgctgctgaagctgTTTGAGGTGCATGAGGAGCATGTGCGGATGGTGCTGCTGTCTCACATCCATGCCTACGCAGAGCTGTTCtctcaggaggagctgaagaACATCATATTGCCACAG GTGTTGCTGGGCCTGCGGGACACCAGTGACTCCATTGTGGCGATAACGCTGCACAGCTTGGCCGTCCTCGTCTCCCTGCTTGGGCCTGAAGTGGTTGTAGGTGGAGAAAGATCAAAGATTTTCAAAAGCTCTGCACCAAGTTTCATGAAAACTGCTGATCTCTCCCCAGAAG ATTCCCCCAGTCATGGCATGAGCAATCAGAGAAGCCAAACCTCTCAGCCCCTGAAGAGCAGTCCCAGCTTGTTCCCCAGCTCTGCAAATGCACCTGTCAAGAAGCTTCCTATGCAACAAGACAATCCCCTGGCTTCAAAGACAG GTGAGCAAGGCGCTCAGCCCCCCCTGAACGGAATTCCTGGAAGCATTAATACATTGAGGAACAGCAGGAGCTCTATGACTACCTCGGAAAAGCCAGCAGAGGAGTGGCCAGACTGGAGTGAGCCAGAGGAGGCAGACACTGAGAAAACTGTGAACATTCAAAttcagccccaggagctgcggGGCAGCACGGGACCTTATTTTGCTGATCATGATGTAGATGAGAAGCCTTGGGATGACTTTGAGCCCAGGAGCCCCAGTCCTAAATTGTCCTCAGGAAACTGCCTCACTGTGACACACGCTGATGCAGTTGAAAGGCCAAGGCCTCTGCCAAGTACCCATCAACTGAGCACAGAATTCAAAAGCCTGAGTCCCCCCACGAAGTCTTGCcatgggaacagctggagcaaTGACAAGTGGGACCACGAGGAACAACTGGGAGAAACTGTGTTGCCAAAAACCTTTCAGGAAAGGTTGAAGTCTTCATCAGAGTCTGGCTTGGGAGAAGAATTCACAATCAAAGTGAAGAGGAAACCAGTGCAAGACCCTGAGCTGGACTGGTTTGCTGACATGATCCCAGACATTAAACCTTCTTCTGCTCTTTTGATTTTACCTGAGGCAAGGACAGAAGCAGTTGTTCCCACTCACTCGGGTGGGGTGTCCAGCAGAGAAGGTGCCTCCCAGAATGTGCTGTTTTCATCCAAATTTGCAGCAGCTGATGTGATTGAG GCTGAAGCTACAGGCTGGGGTGAAGAAGAGGAGTTGAACTGGGAAGATGATACAAACTGGTAA
- the SCYL3 gene encoding protein-associating with the carboxyl-terminal domain of ezrin isoform X2, translating to MGSENSALKSYTLEEPPFTLPTGHTIYPAVLQDGKLASVFVYRRENEDKVNKAAKHLKTLRHPCLLRFLSCTVEANGIHLVTERVRPLEMVLEMLSAAEICAGIYDVLLALIFLHDRGNLTHNNVCLSSLFVSEDGHWKLGGMETVCNFSEATPEFLCHMKSVRDQSCIPCEEMSADFKILPSSYGHARDAYAFGTTVENLLTVLNDQVSADILSSFQQTLHCALLNPDPKCRPPLSSLLSHEFFRNDFLEVVNFLKTLTLKSEEEKTEFFKFLLDRVAGLSEELIASRLVPLLLNQLVFAEPVAVKSFLPHLLGPKKEQSGESQTSCLLSPALFQAHVIPVLLKLFEVHEEHVRMVLLSHIHAYAELFSQEELKNIILPQVLLGLRDTSDSIVAITLHSLAVLVSLLGPEVVVGGERSKIFKSSAPSFMKTADLSPEDSPSHGMSNQRSQTSQPLKSSPSLFPSSANAPVKKLPMQQDNPLASKTGEQGAQPPLNGIPGSINTLRNSRSSMTTSEKPAEEWPDWSEPEEADTEKTVNIQIQPQELRGSTGPYFADHDVDEKPWDDFEPRSPSPKLSSGNCLTVTHADAVERPRPLPSTHQLSTEFKSLSPPTKSCHGNSWSNDKWDHEEQLGETVLPKTFQERLKSSSESGLGEEFTIKVKRKPVQDPELDWFADMIPDIKPSSALLILPEARTEAVVPTHSGGVSSREGASQNVLFSSKFAAADVIEAEATGWGEEEELNWEDDTNW from the exons ATGGGCTCAGAGAACAGTGCTTTGAAGAGCTACACCCTGGAAGAGCCGCCGTTCACACTGCCCACCGGCCACACCATTTACCCAGCCGTGCTCCAGGATGGCAAACTCGCCTCCGTGTTCGTGTACAGGCGGGAGAACGAGGATAAGGTCAATAAAGCTGCCAAG CACCTGAAAACCTTGCGCCACCCTTGCCTTCTGCGCTTCCTCTCCTGTACTGTGGAAGCAAATGGGATCCACCTGGTTACGGAGAGGGTGAGGCCCTTGGAGATGGTCCTGGAGATGCTCTCTGCTGCAGAAATCTGTGCAGGGATCTACGATGTGTTGCTGGCACTCATCTTCCTCCATGACAGG GGAAACCTGACACATAACAATGTCTGTTTATCATCCCTGTTTGTGAGTGAGGATGGGCACTGGAagctgggaggaatggaaaCAGTCTGTAACTTCAGTGAAGCCACCCCAGAG TTCCTCTGTCACATGAAGTCAGTGCGAGACCAGTCGTGCATCCCCTGCGAGGAGATG tctgcAGACTTCAAAATCCTGCCCAGCAGCTACGGGCACGCGAGGGATGCCTATGCATTTGGGACAACAGTTGAGAATCTCCTGACAGTTCTCAATGATCAGG TTTCAGCAGATATTCTCTCCAGCTTTCAGCAAACCTTGCACTGTGCACTGCTGAATCCAGACCCAAAGTGTCGTCCACCACTGTCCAGCTTATTGTCTCATGAGTTCTTCAG GAATGATTTTCTGGAAGTTGTGAATTTTCTGAAGACCTTAACACTAAAGTCTGAGGAggagaaaactgaatttttcaa ATTTCTGCTGGACAGGGTGGCTGGCTTGTCAGAGGAGCTGATAGCATCACGGCTGGTACCTCTCCTACTCAATCAGCTCGTGTTTGCAGAACCTGTAGCTGTCAAGAGTTTTCTTCCTCATCTGCTGGGCCCAAAGAAAG AGCAAAGTGGGGAGAGCCAGACCAGCTGCCTGCTGTCGCCAGCCCTGTTCCAGGCCCACGTGatcccagtgctgctgaagctgTTTGAGGTGCATGAGGAGCATGTGCGGATGGTGCTGCTGTCTCACATCCATGCCTACGCAGAGCTGTTCtctcaggaggagctgaagaACATCATATTGCCACAG GTGTTGCTGGGCCTGCGGGACACCAGTGACTCCATTGTGGCGATAACGCTGCACAGCTTGGCCGTCCTCGTCTCCCTGCTTGGGCCTGAAGTGGTTGTAGGTGGAGAAAGATCAAAGATTTTCAAAAGCTCTGCACCAAGTTTCATGAAAACTGCTGATCTCTCCCCAGAAG ATTCCCCCAGTCATGGCATGAGCAATCAGAGAAGCCAAACCTCTCAGCCCCTGAAGAGCAGTCCCAGCTTGTTCCCCAGCTCTGCAAATGCACCTGTCAAGAAGCTTCCTATGCAACAAGACAATCCCCTGGCTTCAAAGACAG GTGAGCAAGGCGCTCAGCCCCCCCTGAACGGAATTCCTGGAAGCATTAATACATTGAGGAACAGCAGGAGCTCTATGACTACCTCGGAAAAGCCAGCAGAGGAGTGGCCAGACTGGAGTGAGCCAGAGGAGGCAGACACTGAGAAAACTGTGAACATTCAAAttcagccccaggagctgcggGGCAGCACGGGACCTTATTTTGCTGATCATGATGTAGATGAGAAGCCTTGGGATGACTTTGAGCCCAGGAGCCCCAGTCCTAAATTGTCCTCAGGAAACTGCCTCACTGTGACACACGCTGATGCAGTTGAAAGGCCAAGGCCTCTGCCAAGTACCCATCAACTGAGCACAGAATTCAAAAGCCTGAGTCCCCCCACGAAGTCTTGCcatgggaacagctggagcaaTGACAAGTGGGACCACGAGGAACAACTGGGAGAAACTGTGTTGCCAAAAACCTTTCAGGAAAGGTTGAAGTCTTCATCAGAGTCTGGCTTGGGAGAAGAATTCACAATCAAAGTGAAGAGGAAACCAGTGCAAGACCCTGAGCTGGACTGGTTTGCTGACATGATCCCAGACATTAAACCTTCTTCTGCTCTTTTGATTTTACCTGAGGCAAGGACAGAAGCAGTTGTTCCCACTCACTCGGGTGGGGTGTCCAGCAGAGAAGGTGCCTCCCAGAATGTGCTGTTTTCATCCAAATTTGCAGCAGCTGATGTGATTGAG GCTGAAGCTACAGGCTGGGGTGAAGAAGAGGAGTTGAACTGGGAAGATGATACAAACTGGTAA